In Humulus lupulus chromosome 7, drHumLupu1.1, whole genome shotgun sequence, the following are encoded in one genomic region:
- the LOC133792284 gene encoding uncharacterized protein LOC133792284, with protein MAWVEYWYNTSTHSATKCTLFRALYGGDLPPLIRFPVRTSLVSAVDTLLEDRDAILDDIRMHLLRAQQRMKQQYDQHRHHEEFKVGDLVYLKLRPYREQSLEKRCDERLAANFYGHFKVIARVGAIAYRLGLPATSTIHPVFHISQLKKAHDSALSSATLTPLSPNLELQVEPEACYKSGNKPTKAWVTLKFSSNGSPSGI; from the coding sequence ATGGCTTGGGTAGAATATTGGTATAACACCTCTACCCATTCAGCCACAAAGTGTACCCTGTTTCGAGCACTCTATGGCGGAGATCTGCCTCCTTTAATCAGATTTCCAGTGCGTACCTCACTTGTTTCAGCAGTAGACACCTTATTGGAAGATCGAGATGCCATCCTTGATGATATTCGCATGCACCTTCTTCGAGCACAACAACGAATGAAACAACAATATGATCAACATCGACACCATGAGGAGTTCAAAGTAGGAGACTTGGTCTATCTCAAGCTGAGACCTTACAGAGAGCAGTCCTTGGAAAAAAGATGCGATGAGAGGCTAGCTGCCAATTTTTATGGTCATTTTAAAGTAATAGCGAGAGTTGGGGCAATAGCCTATAGGCTTGGCCTTCCAGCCACCTCCACCATTCACCCCGTTTTTCACATCTCCCAGCTCAAAAAGGCTCACGACTCTGCACTGTCTTCAGCCACCTTGACTCCTTTGTCCCCTAATTTAGAGTTACAAGTAGAACCTGAAGCGTGCTACAAGTCAGGCAACAAACCAACCAAGGCTTGGGTAACTTTGAAGTTCTCATCAAATGGAAGTCCTTCTGGAATTTGA
- the LOC133788719 gene encoding Holliday junction resolvase MOC1, chloroplastic: MGITTFPPPDHTTAAPNSMAVLSLPFSLSLSFPSKFRLTTAWFSLSSQLRPFSASSPTSAHKIHCLAISLKPISLSKARVKVKASEAELKENWLASLSCPLPRDFGTSHGEAREEGSDPRNAGSDWVIGIDPDLSGALAVLKGDDPDCPAQVFDSPHLSVMVGGKVRRRLDAKSIIELLRGFNAPEGTIAYIEQSIPFPKDGKQGWWSGGFGYGLWIGILVALGFSVVPVPSFSWKKKFEISGSTFSKDDSRRVASTLFPSLSSLLQRKKDHGRAEALLIAAYGRGLKMELDSSLTLKELVS, from the exons ATGGGTATTACTACATTTCCACCTCCGGACCACACCACTGCAGCACCAAACTCCATGGCTGTACTCTCTCTTCCATTCTCGCTCTCACTCTCTTTTCCCTCCAAATTCAGATTAACGACGGCGTGGTTCTCCCTCTCTTCCCAGCTCAGACCCTTCTCCGCATCGTCTCCAACTTCTGCCCACAAAATTCACTGCCTCGCCATTTCCCTTAAGCCCATTTCTCTTTCGAAAGCCAGGGTTAAGGTTAAGGCCTCCGAAGCTGAGCTCAAAGAAAACTGGTTAGCCTCTTTATCTTGCCCTTTACCTCGAGATTTCGGAACCTCCCATGGCGAAGCAAGAGAGGAAGGGTCCGACCCACGTAATGCGGGTTCTGATTGGGTTATTGGCATCGACCCAGATCTTTCCGGTGCATTGGCCGTCTTGAAAGGCGACGACCCTGACTGTCCTGCTCAG GTGTTTGACTCTCCACACTTGTCAGTGATGGTTGGTGGAAAAGTTAGAAGACGTTTAGATGCCAAATCTATCATTGAGTTACTTCGAGGTTTTAATGCTCCCGAAG GCACTATAGCATACATTGAGCAATCAATCCCTTTTCCAAAAGATGGGAAGCAG GGATGGTGGAGTGGAGGATTTGGGTATGGCCTATGGATTGGAATCCTTGTGGCTTTGGGATTCTCTGTTGTCCCAGTGCCATCTTTCTCATGGAAAAAGAAATTTGAAATCTCAGGAAGCACTTTTTCAAAG GATGATAGCAGGAGAGTGGCATCGACATTGTTTCCTTCTTTGAGTTCACTGTTGCAGCGAAAAAAGGATCACG GGAGAGCTGAAGCTTTACTCATTGCTGCCTATGGGAGAGGCCTAAAGATGGAATTGGACTCATCATTGACCTTAAAGGAACTAGTTTCTTAG